A genomic window from Lotus japonicus ecotype B-129 chromosome 1, LjGifu_v1.2 includes:
- the LOC130733455 gene encoding protein MAIN-LIKE 1-like isoform X1: MPPRKTARVVGPSTEPTAPRDRSSTHASNRKRSEEANRGRGRGRGRGRGRGRGRNAEQEPAVQDQHDDEIMADQPDDDTEAEEETSGEEETSGEEEAEEDVGADLEAEFDEESGDEDDENRLWYEGGPFDLCLLTKYGEHIARDIWRSYKRPNYETRGVLKIYNHGRMCHPVVHHARYIRGAVHNAGLRWVMKCTSPSVDQSIISAFVERWHPETSSFHLPWGEMTITLEDVSALLHLPVEGEFFSFGNPTREEAAPAVAQLLDVDIELVMEEFDACRGPSLRFSFLQAIVEKHVEANNEVPACRAYMLRLIGMTLFCDKSNTYIGAVYLSLFEDVENASRWNWGAATLAYLYGQLGEASRNGAKSVAGYLSLLQSWVFAHFPGSVFERRDNPAYTPDRPVALTWEALRGTTEVAQKRMNLDTFPASSVIWRPYVEHYDHWPFPQVALYRGFIRHAGMIFPYLPDRVIRQFGRIQYVPDPPPSSVTCRECDRRFAHWNDHICHLSEEAAFPFHTTGEYTPWYIKVSHPYMVPDEYKGDRFAFLENQFAELALYSGIAVDPTTDGSPPPGSPMWDVVHNMHTIIEGAVHGRGRKIRGRDLGAGPSNSGR; encoded by the exons AT gcCTCCTAGGAAAACTGCCCGTGTTGTTGGTCCTTCTACTGAACCTACTGCTCCACGGGATCGTAGCTCCACTCATGCTTCTAACCGCAAACGGTCAGAAGAGGCTAATAGAGGAAGGGGTAGAGGAAGGGGTCGAGGAAGGGGTAGAGGAAGGGGTAGGAATGCTGAACAAGAGCCTGCTGTACAGGATCAGCATGATGATGAGATTATGGCTGATCAGCCGGATGATGACACTGAGGCGGAGGAGGAGACTAGTGGTGAGGAGGAGActagtggtgaggaggaggcTGAGGAGGATGTCGGTGCTGACCTCGAGGCGGAGTTTGATGAGGAGTCTGGTGATGAGGACGATGAGAACAGGTTGTGGTATGAGGGAGGTCCGTTTGACCTTTGCTTGTTGACTAAGTATGGCGAACATATAGCTCGTGACATATGGAGGTCATACAAGCGGCCAAATTATGAGACTAGAGGTGTGCTCAAGATCTATAATCATGGGAGGATGTGTCATCCTGTAGTCCATCATGCTCGGTACATAAGGGGTGCGGTGCATAATGCAGGTTTGCGGTGGGTGATGAAATGCACAAGCCCGAGTGTTGACCAGAGCATTATTTCTGCTTTTGTTGAGCGATGGCATCCTGAGACGTCATCTTTCCACTTACCCTGGGGGGAAATGACGATCACACTTGAAGATGTCTCAGCATTACTCCACTTGCCCGTAGAGGGTGAGTTCTTCTCCTTTGGTAACCCGACTAGGGAAGAGGCGGCTCCTGCGGTTGCTCAGTTACTTGATGTGGACATTGAGCTTGTGATGGAGGAGTTTGATGCTTGTAGGGGTCCATCTCTTCGCTTTAGCTTTCTCCAAGCTATTGTGGAGAAACACGTAGAGGCCAACAATGAAGTTCCTGCATGCCGAGCTTATATGCTGCGGTTGATTGGCATGACCCTTTTCTGTGACAAGAGCAACACATATATTGGTGCTGTGTATTTGTCTCTGTTTGAAGATGTTGAGAATGCATCAAGGTGGAATTGGGGAGCTGCCACTTTGGCTTACTTGTATGGTCAGCTCGGGGAGGCCAGTAGGAATGGTGCTAAGTCTGTTGCTGGTTATTTATCTCTTCTGCAG TCATGGGTGTTTGCCCACTTCCCCGGATCAGTGTTTGAGCGCAGGGACAACCCTGCCTACACACCAGACAGGCCTGTTGCACTAACTTGGGAGGCGCTTCGAGGGACTACTGAGGTTGCGCAGAAGAGGATGAACCTGGATACGTTTCCGGCCAGTTCTGTGATTTGGAGACCTTATGTAGAGCACTATGATCACTGGCCCTTCCCTCAGGTTGCCTTGTATAGGGGATTTATCAGGCATGCCGGGATGATATTCCCATACCTCCCAGATCGAGTCATCAGGCAGTTTGGCCGGATCCAGTATGTGCCAGATCCCCCACCATCGTCAGTTACGTGCCGGGAGTGTGATCGTCGATTTGCGCACTGGAATGATCACATTTGCCATCTGTCGGAAGAAGCTGCTTTCCCTTTTCATACCACTGGCGAATACACTCCTTGGTATATCAAGGTCTCACACCCTTACATGGTCCCAGATGAGTACAAAGGCGACCGCTTCGCATTTCTAGAG AACCAGTTTGCGGAGCTTGCGTTGTACTCTGGCATTGCGGTTGATCCGACGACAGATGGATCGCCCCCGCCGGGTTCACCGATGTGGGATGTGGTGCACAATATGCATACCATCATCGAGGGAGCAGTGCACGGGAGGGGAAGAAAGATTAGGGGACGGGACTTGGGAGCTGGGCCTTCAAATTCTGGGCGTTAG